In Phormidium ambiguum IAM M-71, one genomic interval encodes:
- a CDS encoding MASE1 domain-containing protein, whose amino-acid sequence MNKKYKLISDRQTLVWSAILAIVYFIIAQISLYFSSQPENITPIWPASGIALAAILLRGYQLAIGVFLGSFALESWLYNLEITNLPIILTYTSANVIEALLAAFLIKNLIKNNLLNSVKNVVFFAILGGLSTLFSSAIAAIGSCILAKINYTQFIQFLGTWWISTGVGILVFAPVILTWTQSSWQLKQRFQERIEFSLLLFLTIAISYASFGGGYPFAYILLPLLVWSAFRLGQQETTLLVVIVSVMSIWGTVKGHGTFVRESQKESLLFLQSFLGVISLTALVFSALVYENRQAELNLKKANEILEQRVKERTSALQESEALLKETQRLAKVGGWEFYLETKELIWTEEVYQIYEFNYDTPLIIDTVKSFYLPGFLQNLEKAMSNAIANRESFNLELQLNTAKGNQRWVYIIGQPHLKDNLVIKLKGTIQDITERKIAEIALQKAKEAADNANKAKSEFLSNMSHELRTPLNGILGYAQILQQSTDFNSKHRKFLEIIEQAGLHLLALINDVLDLSKIEARKMELLPKDFHLASFLASVIEIIRIRAENKGIAFYYIPDSNFPDGVIADEKRLRQVLINLLGNAIKFTSIGSVTFQVEMLNHQEKMASIRFKITDTGVGIKPEEIPKIFLPFEQAEAGNKQVEGTGLGLTISRKLVQMMGSEIKIKSDLGQGSSFWFDVTFPISQGWEKVAIITEKGKIIGYNGQQQKLLVIDDRKVNRGVLVEVLALLGFAIAEAENGAEGLTKIEIFQPDLIITDIAMPVMDGYEMTQTIRQSKHLNIPIIASSASVSAADQNKAIRMGCSDFLPKPIDMEQLFIMLQKHLQLQWIYEQKETQEKIITSNNQELIFPALEELDTLYQASRIGNIAKIKNEARRIEKIDKKYQPLVDRILQLAEQFNEKAILQLIESAFK is encoded by the coding sequence ATGAACAAAAAGTATAAATTAATTAGCGATCGCCAAACTCTAGTCTGGTCAGCAATACTAGCTATTGTTTATTTCATCATTGCACAAATTTCTCTTTACTTTAGTTCACAGCCTGAAAATATTACACCTATTTGGCCTGCTTCTGGGATTGCACTCGCTGCTATTTTATTAAGGGGTTATCAGTTAGCGATCGGAGTATTTTTAGGCTCTTTTGCTTTAGAATCTTGGCTTTATAATCTAGAAATTACCAATCTTCCAATCATTTTAACTTATACATCAGCCAATGTGATTGAAGCTTTATTAGCAGCTTTTTTAATTAAAAATCTTATTAAAAATAACTTACTAAATTCTGTAAAAAATGTAGTTTTTTTTGCTATCCTGGGAGGATTAAGCACATTATTTAGTTCTGCAATCGCTGCAATTGGAAGTTGTATACTTGCTAAAATTAATTATACACAATTTATTCAATTTTTGGGAACTTGGTGGATATCTACTGGAGTTGGAATATTAGTTTTTGCACCAGTAATCCTGACTTGGACGCAAAGTTCATGGCAGCTAAAACAACGATTTCAGGAACGGATAGAATTTAGTTTATTATTATTTTTGACAATAGCTATCAGTTATGCTTCTTTTGGCGGTGGATATCCCTTTGCTTATATTTTGCTTCCTTTACTAGTATGGTCAGCATTTCGATTAGGACAACAAGAAACAACGCTTCTGGTTGTGATTGTATCCGTAATGTCAATTTGGGGTACAGTCAAAGGTCATGGAACATTTGTGCGAGAATCCCAAAAGGAATCGCTGTTATTTTTGCAATCTTTTCTTGGAGTTATTTCGCTCACAGCTTTAGTTTTTTCTGCCTTAGTTTATGAAAATAGACAAGCAGAATTAAACCTAAAAAAAGCTAACGAAATTTTAGAGCAAAGAGTAAAAGAACGAACATCTGCACTGCAAGAAAGTGAGGCATTATTAAAAGAAACTCAGCGTCTGGCTAAAGTTGGCGGATGGGAATTTTATTTGGAAACTAAAGAACTCATTTGGACAGAAGAAGTTTACCAAATTTATGAATTTAATTATGACACACCTCTAATTATAGATACAGTAAAGTCATTTTATTTACCTGGATTTTTGCAAAACTTAGAGAAAGCAATGTCTAATGCGATCGCTAATCGAGAATCTTTTAATCTAGAATTACAATTAAATACAGCTAAGGGTAATCAACGCTGGGTTTATATTATTGGTCAACCACATCTCAAAGATAACTTAGTAATTAAACTAAAAGGAACAATTCAAGATATTACAGAACGAAAAATTGCTGAAATTGCTCTACAAAAAGCTAAAGAAGCAGCTGATAATGCTAATAAAGCCAAAAGTGAATTTCTTTCTAATATGAGCCATGAATTGAGAACTCCACTCAATGGCATTTTAGGTTATGCTCAAATTCTCCAACAAAGTACTGACTTTAATTCCAAACACCGTAAATTCTTAGAAATTATCGAGCAAGCGGGGTTACATCTACTAGCATTAATTAATGATGTGCTTGATTTATCGAAAATTGAAGCGCGGAAAATGGAATTATTACCTAAAGATTTTCATCTGGCTTCTTTCCTGGCTAGCGTAATAGAAATTATCCGCATTCGCGCCGAAAATAAAGGAATTGCTTTTTATTATATTCCTGATTCCAATTTTCCTGATGGAGTTATAGCTGATGAAAAACGTTTACGTCAAGTTTTAATCAATTTATTAGGAAATGCAATTAAGTTCACTAGTATAGGCAGCGTAACTTTCCAGGTAGAAATGCTCAATCACCAAGAAAAAATGGCAAGCATTCGGTTTAAAATTACAGATACAGGTGTAGGAATAAAACCTGAAGAAATTCCCAAAATTTTTCTGCCTTTTGAACAAGCAGAAGCCGGAAATAAACAAGTAGAAGGAACAGGATTAGGATTAACAATTTCGCGCAAACTTGTGCAAATGATGGGTAGTGAAATTAAAATTAAAAGTGATTTGGGTCAAGGAAGCAGTTTTTGGTTTGATGTTACATTTCCCATTTCTCAAGGATGGGAAAAGGTTGCTATAATTACAGAAAAAGGAAAGATTATTGGTTATAATGGGCAGCAGCAAAAGCTTTTAGTAATTGACGATCGCAAAGTTAATCGAGGAGTTTTAGTCGAAGTTTTAGCATTGTTAGGATTTGCGATCGCAGAAGCAGAAAATGGAGCCGAAGGATTAACTAAAATTGAAATTTTCCAACCAGATTTAATCATTACAGATATTGCTATGCCAGTAATGGATGGTTACGAAATGACTCAAACGATTCGGCAATCTAAACACTTAAACATCCCAATTATTGCTTCCAGTGCAAGCGTCTCAGCAGCAGATCAGAATAAAGCAATCAGAATGGGCTGTAGCGATTTTTTGCCAAAACCTATTGATATGGAACAGTTGTTTATCATGTTACAAAAACACCTCCAATTACAATGGATATACGAACAAAAAGAAACACAAGAAAAAATTATAACTTCTAATAATCAAGAACTAATTT
- a CDS encoding homospermidine biosynthesis protein, which yields MSQKRGRKIAPAPIPKDISVVDLINNYFTAYNSARLREICQLLSKEVLLEGVTVGVSLSGAMTPAGMGVAALSPLIRNGFIDWMISTGANLYHDIHFGLGFDLYSSSPFLDDVKLREEGTIRIYDITFGYDVLLETDAFVRKVLQAEPFQKRMGTAEFHYLLGKYVREVEKQVGVQNSCLLATAYECGVPIYTSSPGDSSIGMNVAAMALEGSELVIDPAIDVNETAAIAYCAREFGNSQAEGKSAAVIIGGGSPKNFLLQTQPQLHEVLGLEERGHDFFVQITDARPDTGGLSGATPAEAVSWGKVDPEELPDTIVCYTDSTIAVPIIAAYVINQCEPRPLKRLYDRRGEMMERLITDYKKAKTNSPEEVPSAVAASTPDAEPATYPTGRLMP from the coding sequence ATGTCGCAAAAGCGTGGTCGGAAAATTGCACCTGCACCAATTCCAAAAGATATTAGTGTAGTTGATTTGATCAATAATTACTTTACTGCTTATAACTCGGCTCGGTTGCGGGAAATTTGTCAATTACTCAGCAAGGAGGTTTTGCTTGAGGGTGTAACTGTGGGGGTTAGTCTTTCTGGGGCGATGACTCCTGCGGGAATGGGGGTGGCGGCTTTGTCACCTTTAATTCGCAATGGTTTTATTGATTGGATGATTAGTACTGGGGCGAATCTTTATCACGATATCCATTTTGGTTTAGGTTTTGATTTGTATTCTAGTAGTCCATTTCTTGACGATGTGAAGTTGCGCGAGGAAGGGACAATTCGCATCTATGATATTACTTTTGGCTACGATGTTTTGTTAGAAACTGATGCATTTGTACGGAAAGTTTTGCAAGCTGAACCTTTCCAAAAACGCATGGGAACGGCGGAGTTTCACTATCTTTTGGGTAAGTATGTCCGGGAAGTGGAAAAGCAAGTTGGTGTGCAAAATTCTTGCTTGTTAGCTACTGCTTATGAATGTGGTGTTCCCATCTATACTTCTTCGCCTGGTGATAGTTCAATTGGAATGAATGTGGCGGCGATGGCTTTGGAAGGTTCGGAATTAGTAATCGATCCAGCAATAGATGTGAATGAGACAGCTGCGATCGCTTATTGTGCCCGTGAATTTGGTAATTCGCAAGCAGAAGGTAAAAGCGCGGCGGTAATTATTGGTGGCGGTAGTCCGAAGAATTTCCTATTACAAACTCAACCTCAATTACATGAAGTTTTAGGATTAGAAGAACGCGGTCATGATTTCTTTGTCCAAATTACTGATGCACGTCCAGATACAGGTGGTTTATCTGGTGCAACTCCGGCGGAAGCTGTAAGTTGGGGAAAGGTCGATCCTGAAGAATTACCCGATACAATTGTTTGTTATACCGATAGTACGATCGCAGTTCCGATCATCGCTGCTTACGTAATTAATCAATGCGAACCTCGACCTTTAAAACGATTGTACGATCGGCGCGGTGAAATGATGGAAAGACTCATTACTGATTACAAAAAAGCCAAAACTAATTCACCAGAAGAAGTTCCTTCTGCTGTAGCTGCATCAACTCCTGATGCAGAACCAGCAACCTATCCTACCGGAAGATTAATGCCTTAA
- the cobO gene encoding cob(I)yrinic acid a,c-diamide adenosyltransferase — MELNNSPDLTAERLNEEATSSSLSEEQYKRKMERRKEVQEQRLAQRNVEKGLIIVHTGNGKGKTTAALGMVMRSLGHGYRVAIVQFIKGAWEPAEKAALSHWPDLLEFHAMGEGFTWETQDRERDIQKAEQAWEKALTFICNPEFKLILLDEINVALKLGYLKVESILTGLTEKPTDTHVILTGRGAPPALIEQADLVTEMTLIKHPFREQGVKAQPGIEF, encoded by the coding sequence ATGGAATTAAACAACTCCCCAGACTTAACAGCCGAACGCTTAAACGAAGAAGCAACCTCATCATCTTTAAGTGAAGAACAATACAAGCGCAAAATGGAGAGGCGTAAAGAAGTTCAAGAACAACGCCTCGCCCAACGCAATGTAGAAAAAGGACTAATAATCGTTCATACTGGCAACGGAAAAGGAAAAACCACCGCTGCTTTAGGCATGGTAATGCGATCGCTAGGTCATGGTTATCGAGTAGCGATCGTACAATTTATTAAAGGAGCTTGGGAACCAGCGGAAAAAGCCGCCTTAAGTCACTGGCCCGATCTGCTAGAATTTCATGCAATGGGCGAAGGCTTTACCTGGGAAACTCAAGACCGCGAAAGAGACATCCAAAAAGCCGAACAAGCTTGGGAAAAAGCCTTAACTTTTATCTGTAACCCTGAATTTAAATTAATCTTACTTGATGAAATCAACGTAGCACTAAAATTAGGATATTTAAAAGTAGAAAGCATTCTCACTGGATTAACAGAAAAACCCACAGATACTCATGTAATTTTAACTGGTAGAGGCGCACCACCAGCATTAATTGAGCAAGCAGATTTGGTTACCGAAATGACACTAATCAAACATCCATTTCGAGAACAAGGAGTCAAAGCCCAACCAGGAATTGAATTTTAA
- a CDS encoding RNA polymerase sigma factor, RpoD/SigA family: MPTVKTEKTNASPKFTADMVRTYLREIGRVPLLTREQEIVYGKQVQQMMTLLEAKEALATSLKREPSRKEWADRVQMSEAEVSDAIRRGQRAKQKMIEANLRLVVAIAKKYQKRNLEFLDLIQEGTLGLERGVEKFDPMRGYKFSTYAYWWIRQAITRAIAQQGRAIRLPIHITEKLNKIKKVQRELSQQLGRSATPAEIAQSLELETSQIREYLTIARQPVSLDVRVGDNQDTELSDLLEDDGPSPENFITQESLRQDLDDLLAELTPQQRQVLSLRFGLADGNALSLAKVGEQLNLSRERVRQLERQALDHLRRHRANVREYLAS, translated from the coding sequence ATGCCCACCGTAAAGACCGAAAAAACCAATGCCAGCCCCAAATTCACTGCCGATATGGTTCGTACCTATCTGCGGGAAATTGGCCGAGTACCTTTGCTCACCCGCGAACAAGAAATCGTCTATGGTAAGCAAGTACAACAAATGATGACCCTGCTGGAAGCGAAGGAAGCCTTGGCGACCAGTTTGAAACGGGAACCTTCTCGCAAGGAATGGGCCGATCGTGTCCAGATGAGTGAAGCGGAGGTTTCTGATGCGATTCGGCGGGGACAAAGAGCCAAGCAAAAGATGATTGAAGCTAACTTGCGCTTGGTCGTGGCGATCGCCAAAAAATACCAAAAGCGGAACTTAGAATTTTTGGATTTAATCCAAGAAGGAACTCTAGGTTTAGAAAGAGGTGTAGAAAAATTCGACCCAATGCGGGGTTACAAGTTTTCTACCTACGCTTATTGGTGGATCAGACAAGCGATTACGAGAGCGATCGCTCAACAAGGACGCGCCATTCGTCTTCCCATCCACATCACCGAAAAACTGAACAAAATCAAGAAAGTTCAACGAGAACTTTCCCAACAACTTGGTCGGAGTGCAACTCCAGCAGAAATCGCTCAATCTCTGGAATTGGAAACTAGTCAGATTCGTGAGTATTTGACGATCGCTCGTCAGCCAGTTTCCCTAGATGTGCGCGTTGGCGATAACCAAGATACAGAACTTTCCGACCTTTTGGAAGATGATGGCCCATCTCCAGAAAATTTCATCACCCAAGAGTCTCTCCGTCAAGACCTCGATGACCTCTTGGCAGAACTAACACCCCAACAACGGCAAGTTTTAAGCCTGCGTTTTGGTTTAGCCGATGGAAACGCTCTCTCTTTGGCGAAAGTCGGCGAACAACTCAACCTCAGCCGAGAAAGAGTAAGACAACTAGAACGCCAAGCCTTAGATCACCTACGCCGTCATCGTGCTAACGTCCGCGAATATCTCGCCAGCTAA
- a CDS encoding helicase HerA domain-containing protein: protein MTLGKPLGSVIQGSLSEGLEVRLHPDVSVEDMRVGKFLVVQGVRSRFFCMLTDVALGTSSQRIAANPPDFGDDLLREILAGSSTYGTIELTPMLMFTPVPDPPAFFPLNGKPRKSLPEATNNLASFQANTNSEEIELRPVKTVPSHFSQVYDAEERDFRTVFGWEDDPQRCNFAIGQPLDMDVPVCLDLERFVERSNGVFGKSGTGKSFLTRLLLSGIIRRQAAVNLIFDMHSEYGWEAVREGKAFSTVKGLRQLFPGQVQMFTLDPQSTKRRGVRDAQELYLGYDQIEIEDIKLVANDLGLSDAALDNATILHNEFGKSWIITLLNMTNEDIQVFCEEKKGHKGSIMALQRKLLRLENLKYMRTTCPKNYVNSILQCLEAGQHVVIEFGSQSDMLSYMLVTNMITRRIHKEYVRKAEMFLQTKNPIDRPQQLVITIEEAHRFLDPAIVGSTIFGIIAREMRKYFVTLLIVDQRPSGIDNEVMSQIGTRITALLNDEKDIDAIFTGVSGAGSLRSVLAKLDSKQQALILGHAVPMPVVVRTRPYDEDFYREIGDTIWEEQPDEAVFAAAEAAKADLGF, encoded by the coding sequence ATGACTTTAGGTAAACCGTTAGGTTCAGTTATTCAAGGTTCTCTGAGTGAAGGTTTAGAAGTGCGTCTGCACCCGGATGTTTCGGTTGAAGATATGCGGGTGGGGAAATTTTTGGTGGTGCAGGGTGTACGATCGCGTTTTTTCTGTATGCTAACCGATGTGGCATTAGGCACTTCTAGCCAAAGAATTGCGGCTAATCCTCCCGATTTTGGCGATGATTTATTGCGGGAAATTCTCGCTGGGAGTAGCACTTATGGGACGATCGAACTTACTCCCATGTTAATGTTTACTCCAGTTCCCGATCCTCCAGCTTTCTTTCCTCTCAATGGTAAACCCCGCAAATCTTTACCAGAAGCAACAAACAATTTAGCTTCTTTTCAAGCAAATACAAACAGTGAAGAAATAGAACTACGTCCAGTCAAAACAGTTCCCAGTCACTTTAGCCAAGTTTATGACGCAGAAGAAAGAGATTTTCGTACCGTTTTTGGTTGGGAAGACGATCCGCAAAGGTGTAATTTTGCGATCGGTCAACCATTAGATATGGATGTACCAGTTTGTCTGGATTTAGAAAGATTTGTGGAACGCAGTAACGGGGTTTTTGGTAAATCTGGAACTGGCAAATCTTTTTTAACTAGATTATTATTATCTGGGATTATTCGCAGACAAGCCGCAGTCAATTTAATTTTTGATATGCACTCAGAATATGGTTGGGAAGCAGTGCGAGAAGGGAAAGCTTTCAGCACTGTTAAAGGTTTGCGGCAACTATTTCCCGGACAAGTGCAAATGTTTACTCTCGATCCTCAATCAACCAAACGGCGAGGAGTTAGGGATGCTCAAGAGTTATATTTAGGTTACGATCAAATTGAAATAGAAGATATTAAATTAGTCGCTAATGATTTAGGGCTTTCTGATGCAGCTTTAGATAATGCGACAATTTTACATAATGAATTTGGCAAATCTTGGATTATTACTTTGTTAAATATGACGAACGAAGATATCCAGGTTTTTTGCGAAGAAAAGAAAGGACATAAAGGTTCAATTATGGCTTTACAGCGCAAATTGCTGCGTCTGGAAAACTTAAAATATATGCGAACAACTTGTCCGAAGAATTATGTTAATTCAATTTTGCAGTGTTTAGAAGCTGGTCAGCACGTTGTTATTGAATTCGGTTCGCAGTCGGATATGCTTTCTTATATGTTGGTGACAAATATGATCACCAGAAGAATTCATAAGGAATATGTTCGTAAAGCAGAGATGTTTCTGCAAACAAAAAATCCGATCGATCGCCCCCAACAATTAGTAATTACCATTGAAGAAGCCCATCGTTTTCTCGATCCAGCAATTGTCGGTAGTACAATTTTTGGGATTATCGCCCGTGAAATGCGGAAATACTTCGTTACCTTATTAATTGTGGATCAGCGTCCTTCGGGAATTGATAACGAAGTTATGTCCCAAATAGGTACGCGGATTACTGCTTTACTTAATGATGAAAAAGATATTGATGCAATTTTTACTGGAGTTTCTGGGGCTGGCAGTTTGCGATCGGTCCTCGCTAAACTAGACTCCAAGCAACAAGCCTTAATTTTAGGTCACGCCGTCCCCATGCCCGTTGTCGTCCGAACTCGTCCCTACGACGAAGACTTTTATAGAGAAATTGGCGACACCATCTGGGAAGAACAACCAGACGAAGCAGTTTTCGCCGCCGCCGAAGCTGCTAAAGCAGATCTAGGCTTTTAA
- a CDS encoding glutathione S-transferase family protein encodes MLELYQFEISHYCEKVRLILDYKGLTYKKIEVTPGIGQIDLYRISGQRQVPVLKDGSEIIADSTAIAKYLERQYPERPIIPTNPQQKALCFLLEELADQSIGQKSRMALFSGLTQNQNFRTSILPTATPDFLKQLVGAVPSDILNVLGVGVGLSPDVVKSAMEDLKQVLESLSMLLLDKPYLVADHPTLADFAVAGLSMYIKFPDGPYLDVPSNLRGKGVPGIADSTAFEPFFNWRDRLYAEYRKPLTATSSPASGPTSIQID; translated from the coding sequence ATGCTGGAGCTTTACCAATTTGAAATATCGCATTACTGCGAGAAAGTGAGACTAATTCTGGACTACAAAGGGCTAACCTATAAAAAGATCGAGGTTACGCCGGGAATTGGTCAAATAGACCTCTACAGAATCTCTGGTCAGCGACAAGTCCCCGTGCTTAAAGATGGTAGTGAAATCATAGCTGACTCAACTGCGATCGCCAAATACCTAGAGCGCCAGTACCCCGAAAGACCTATTATTCCTACCAACCCCCAACAAAAAGCACTTTGTTTTCTGCTCGAAGAGTTAGCAGACCAATCTATTGGACAGAAAAGTCGCATGGCATTATTTAGCGGTTTGACACAAAATCAAAACTTCCGCACCTCAATTTTGCCAACAGCAACGCCCGACTTTCTCAAGCAACTGGTGGGAGCAGTACCCAGCGACATATTAAATGTTCTGGGTGTTGGTGTAGGTTTGAGTCCAGATGTAGTTAAATCAGCAATGGAAGATCTCAAACAAGTCTTAGAATCCTTGTCCATGCTGCTGTTAGATAAACCTTATTTAGTAGCAGATCATCCAACTTTAGCTGACTTTGCTGTAGCGGGTTTGAGTATGTATATCAAATTCCCCGATGGCCCTTATTTGGATGTTCCTTCTAATCTAAGAGGAAAAGGAGTGCCTGGAATTGCTGACAGCACAGCTTTTGAACCGTTTTTCAATTGGCGCGATCGACTTTACGCTGAATACCGCAAACCCTTAACTGCTACTAGTTCTCCTGCTTCTGGCCCAACATCAATTCAAATTGATTAA
- a CDS encoding fasciclin domain-containing protein → MKAIKKLSGVIAVAGASALISLPVLVQAQATPETRPGSMNSEPAAAPEPEGVTTAQTQTIVAVASANDNFSTLKAALEAAELTDTLAGQGPFTVFAPTNAAFEALGKEKVEALLKPENKDKLIKVLTYHVVPGQVMSADLKSGEAKTVEGGEVMVMVKDGKVKVNNAQVTQADVKASNGVIHVIDTVLLPPDLKL, encoded by the coding sequence ATGAAAGCAATCAAAAAGCTGAGTGGTGTTATCGCAGTAGCAGGAGCTAGCGCCTTAATTTCCTTGCCTGTATTAGTTCAAGCTCAAGCTACACCAGAAACCCGTCCCGGTTCTATGAATTCAGAACCCGCAGCTGCGCCAGAACCAGAAGGTGTAACAACAGCACAAACTCAGACTATTGTAGCTGTTGCCTCTGCTAATGATAATTTTTCTACTCTCAAAGCTGCTTTAGAAGCTGCTGAATTAACTGACACCTTAGCTGGACAAGGCCCATTCACAGTTTTTGCTCCCACAAATGCTGCATTTGAAGCATTGGGTAAAGAAAAAGTAGAAGCTTTGTTGAAGCCAGAAAACAAAGATAAACTCATCAAAGTCTTGACTTATCATGTAGTTCCTGGTCAAGTAATGTCTGCTGATTTGAAATCTGGAGAAGCCAAAACCGTTGAAGGCGGTGAGGTTATGGTAATGGTGAAAGATGGCAAAGTGAAAGTGAATAATGCTCAAGTAACCCAAGCCGACGTGAAGGCAAGCAATGGAGTGATTCACGTAATTGATACCGTACTTTTACCCCCTGATTTGAAACTATAA
- a CDS encoding tetratricopeptide repeat protein, whose translation MKLSLCAIAKNESNSLPNCLKSVQTVVDEIIVLDTGSTDQTPEIAQEFGAKVYHFQWCNDFSVARNEALKYVQGDWVLVLDADEVLKPEIVPQLKQIIQQPNLLVVNLVRQEIGAKQAPYSLVSRLFRKHPEVYFSRPYHAMIDDSVSLLLQKEPQWQIASLSDVAILHYGYEPGAIASRNKFQIAKTTMEGYLNQHPNDPYVCNKLGALYLEISETAKGIELLQRGLTADFIDVGVLYELHYHLGITYEFLQQLSLAESYYKKATKVEILPQLKLGAWINLGNVLKTTNQLEAAQEAYAKAIAIDPNFAVGYYNLGMLLKQIGRFTDAIALYQQAIKLNPNYAEAYQNLGVVLLKVGNVSESLIAFQKAIELHEINNPNEAARLRQGLKEMGLLSSFPTSSRNRGAAFT comes from the coding sequence ATGAAACTTAGCCTTTGCGCGATCGCCAAAAACGAATCAAATTCTCTACCCAATTGTCTCAAAAGCGTCCAAACTGTAGTCGATGAAATTATAGTTTTAGATACAGGTTCTACCGATCAAACCCCGGAAATTGCTCAAGAATTTGGCGCAAAAGTTTATCATTTCCAATGGTGTAATGACTTTTCAGTAGCACGAAATGAAGCTTTAAAATATGTCCAAGGTGACTGGGTTTTAGTTTTAGATGCAGATGAAGTTTTAAAACCGGAAATTGTACCCCAGTTAAAACAAATAATTCAGCAACCTAATCTTTTAGTTGTAAATTTGGTAAGGCAAGAAATAGGCGCGAAACAAGCACCTTATTCTTTAGTTTCTCGGTTATTTCGCAAACATCCAGAGGTTTACTTTTCTCGCCCTTATCATGCAATGATTGATGATAGTGTGAGTTTGCTGTTGCAAAAAGAACCGCAATGGCAAATTGCTAGTTTATCAGATGTGGCTATTTTACATTATGGATATGAACCTGGGGCGATCGCGTCCCGCAACAAATTTCAAATTGCAAAAACAACAATGGAAGGTTATCTCAATCAGCATCCAAATGACCCTTATGTTTGCAATAAATTAGGAGCATTGTATTTAGAAATCAGTGAAACTGCTAAAGGGATAGAACTTTTACAACGTGGGTTAACTGCTGATTTTATAGATGTAGGTGTACTTTATGAATTACACTATCATTTGGGTATTACTTACGAGTTTTTACAACAACTTAGTTTAGCTGAATCGTATTATAAAAAGGCTACTAAAGTGGAAATTTTACCACAATTAAAATTAGGTGCTTGGATTAATTTGGGAAATGTTCTCAAAACTACGAATCAGCTAGAAGCAGCGCAGGAAGCTTACGCAAAGGCCATCGCAATTGACCCGAATTTTGCAGTTGGCTACTATAACTTGGGAATGTTATTAAAACAAATAGGAAGATTTACAGATGCGATCGCACTTTATCAACAAGCAATTAAATTAAATCCCAATTATGCTGAAGCTTACCAAAATTTGGGAGTGGTTCTCTTAAAAGTTGGTAATGTTTCGGAAAGTTTGATAGCTTTCCAAAAAGCGATCGAACTTCATGAAATAAACAACCCGAATGAAGCAGCAAGACTCCGCCAAGGATTAAAAGAAATGGGATTATTATCAAGCTTCCCGACTTCTTCAAGAAATCGGGGAGCTGCCTTTACTTGA